The Shewanella mangrovisoli genome has a window encoding:
- the nagP gene encoding N-acetylglucosamine MFS transporter NagP, whose translation MTLDKSQQKSSFLPMAIVAALFFILGFATWLNGSLMPYLKQILQLNPFQASLILFSFYIAVTFTALPSAWVIRKVGYKNGMALGMGIMMLAGLLFIPAAKTQIFGLFLCAQLVMGTGQTLLQTAVNPYVVRLGPEESAAARVSVMGILNKGAGVIAPLVFSALILDSFKDRIGTTLTQVQIDEMANSLVFPYLGMAIFIGVLALAVKKSPLPELSNEDEVAEHTDKGQIKAALSHPNLAFGVIALFVYVAVEVIAGDTIGTFALSLGVEHYGVMTSYTMVCMVLGYTLGIILIPRFISQPTALMISAILGLLLTLAILFGDNNSYAIANTLLVPFGGVALPDTLLFIAFLGLANAIVWPAVWPLALSGLGKLTSTGSALLIMGIAGGAFGPLFWGLTSSATDMGQQGGYMVMLPCYLFILFYAVKGHKMRHW comes from the coding sequence ATGACACTCGATAAAAGCCAGCAGAAAAGCAGTTTTCTCCCCATGGCGATAGTGGCAGCACTCTTTTTCATCCTTGGATTCGCAACTTGGTTGAATGGATCTTTGATGCCCTATTTAAAACAAATTTTGCAACTCAATCCCTTCCAAGCCTCACTAATCCTGTTCTCCTTTTATATTGCGGTGACCTTTACCGCGCTGCCCTCGGCGTGGGTTATCCGTAAAGTCGGTTATAAAAATGGTATGGCACTGGGGATGGGCATCATGATGCTCGCAGGCCTATTATTTATTCCTGCGGCTAAGACCCAAATATTCGGCCTGTTTTTATGTGCACAATTAGTGATGGGCACAGGCCAAACCCTGCTACAAACGGCAGTAAACCCCTACGTGGTTCGCCTTGGGCCTGAAGAGTCTGCCGCGGCCCGCGTCAGCGTGATGGGCATTTTGAATAAAGGTGCGGGGGTGATTGCACCGTTAGTTTTCTCCGCATTGATCTTAGATAGCTTTAAAGACCGCATTGGCACTACGTTAACCCAAGTGCAAATTGATGAAATGGCAAACAGCTTGGTTTTCCCTTACCTCGGTATGGCGATTTTTATTGGAGTGTTGGCGCTTGCTGTTAAAAAATCGCCTCTGCCAGAATTATCTAATGAAGATGAAGTGGCCGAGCACACAGATAAAGGCCAAATCAAGGCTGCCTTGTCCCATCCTAACCTCGCATTTGGCGTTATCGCGCTATTTGTCTACGTGGCCGTTGAAGTGATTGCCGGCGATACTATCGGAACCTTCGCTTTATCACTGGGGGTTGAACATTACGGTGTGATGACCTCATACACTATGGTGTGTATGGTGCTGGGTTATACCTTAGGGATTATCCTGATCCCTCGCTTTATCTCTCAGCCTACGGCACTGATGATTTCGGCGATTCTTGGACTATTACTGACCCTTGCTATCCTGTTCGGGGATAATAATTCCTACGCGATTGCCAATACGCTGTTAGTGCCTTTCGGCGGTGTGGCCTTGCCTGATACCTTACTCTTCATTGCCTTCTTAGGATTAGCCAATGCGATTGTTTGGCCTGCGGTGTGGCCTCTGGCGCTGTCGGGTTTAGGTAAGCTCACCAGCACTGGTTCGGCATTACTCATCATGGGGATTGCGGGTGGTGCTTTTGGTCCACTGTTTTGGGGGCTCACGAGTTCTGCCACTGATATGGGGCAGCAGGGCGGTTATATGGTGATGTTACCTTGCTACCTGTTTATTCTCTTCTATGCCGTGAAAGGCCATAAGATGCGTCACTGGTAA
- the nagX gene encoding transmembrane glucosamine N-acetyltransferase NagX: MSTTAPGTVANTGVNAQEAAAKKRQSKPRLMSLDALRGFDMFWILGGEALFGALLILTGWAGWQWGDTQMHHSEWNGFRFYDLIFPLFIFLSGVALGLSPKRLDKLPMQERMPVYRHGIKRLFLLLLLGILYNHGWGTGAPADPEKVRYASVLGRIAFAWFFAALLVWHTSLRTQVLVALGILVAYGAVQLWLPFPGGQAGVLSPTESINAYVDSLLLPGVSYQGRTPDPEGVLSTLPAVVNTLAGVFVGHFIVKSHPKGEWAKVGLLSVAGGVCLALGWLLDGVIPVNKELWTCSFVLVTSGWSMLLLALFYALVDVLKWQKLAFIFVVIGTNAIIIYLASSIVDWKYIAQSVFGGVIAALPENAQPLGAVIGLLTVQWLVLYWMYRRNIFVRI; this comes from the coding sequence ATGAGTACGACTGCGCCGGGAACTGTCGCCAATACGGGCGTGAATGCTCAGGAGGCTGCCGCGAAAAAGCGTCAGTCAAAACCGCGGTTGATGTCCCTCGATGCCCTGCGTGGCTTCGATATGTTTTGGATTCTAGGTGGCGAAGCCCTATTTGGCGCCTTGCTTATCTTGACGGGCTGGGCGGGTTGGCAATGGGGTGATACCCAAATGCACCATAGTGAGTGGAATGGGTTTCGCTTCTATGATTTGATTTTTCCGCTGTTTATTTTCCTCTCCGGTGTTGCCCTAGGATTATCGCCAAAACGCTTAGATAAACTGCCGATGCAGGAGCGCATGCCTGTGTATCGCCACGGAATAAAGCGACTGTTTCTTCTGTTATTGCTTGGGATTCTTTATAACCATGGTTGGGGAACCGGGGCGCCTGCCGATCCTGAAAAAGTCCGTTATGCCAGTGTATTAGGTAGAATCGCCTTTGCGTGGTTTTTTGCCGCCTTGCTGGTCTGGCATACCAGTTTACGGACCCAAGTGCTGGTGGCCTTGGGCATATTAGTGGCTTATGGCGCGGTGCAACTCTGGTTGCCGTTTCCTGGTGGACAGGCTGGAGTGTTATCACCCACAGAATCAATCAATGCTTATGTCGACAGCCTGTTATTGCCGGGTGTGAGTTATCAAGGACGAACGCCCGATCCTGAAGGCGTGTTATCGACACTGCCTGCCGTAGTCAACACCTTAGCAGGTGTATTTGTCGGCCACTTTATTGTGAAATCCCATCCTAAAGGGGAGTGGGCTAAGGTTGGCCTATTGAGCGTTGCCGGTGGTGTTTGTTTGGCCCTAGGCTGGTTGCTGGATGGGGTTATTCCCGTCAATAAAGAGCTGTGGACCTGCTCTTTTGTGTTGGTCACTAGCGGTTGGAGCATGCTGCTGTTAGCGCTGTTTTATGCACTTGTGGATGTGCTGAAATGGCAAAAGCTCGCCTTTATTTTTGTGGTGATAGGCACTAACGCCATCATTATTTATCTGGCCTCCAGCATAGTGGATTGGAAGTATATCGCCCAGAGTGTGTTCGGTGGCGTTATCGCGGCATTGCCAGAAAATGCTCAGCCCTTAGGAGCCGTGATTGGTTTGCTCACCGTTCAATGGTTAGTGCTGTACTGGATGTATCGTCGCAACATTTTTGTGCGGATCTAA
- the nagA gene encoding N-acetylglucosamine-6-phosphate deacetylase: MKFTLIAEQLFDGEAFHRDMPVTIEDGLIACLDTASGAKEIRYPGTLVPGFIDVQVNGGGGALFNSSPTVACIETIGKAHARFGTTGFLPTLITDDVLVMAKAADAVASAVAQKSAGVLGVHFEGPHLSVPKKGVHPQGFIREITEAELAIFCRQDLGIRVVTLAPENVSPEVIRQLVESGVKVCLGHSNADYDTVVAALAAGATGFTHLYNAMSPLGSREPGVVGAAIESETAWCGLIVDGHHVHPAAARVALRAKPRGKVMLVTDAMPPVGMDDETSFELFGTQVLRVGDRLNAVTGELAGCVLDMATAVENSVKMLGLPLGEALRMASLYPAEFLGIAESVGRLAVGLRADLVLLDNQHKVLANYIAGNAVYVRP; encoded by the coding sequence AGGAAATTCGCTACCCAGGCACCCTAGTGCCAGGTTTTATCGATGTGCAAGTTAACGGCGGTGGCGGCGCGTTATTCAATAGCAGCCCAACGGTCGCTTGCATTGAAACCATAGGCAAGGCGCATGCTCGCTTTGGTACCACAGGCTTTTTACCCACGCTTATCACTGATGATGTGCTGGTGATGGCCAAGGCTGCCGATGCGGTTGCCAGTGCGGTCGCGCAAAAGAGTGCAGGCGTATTAGGCGTACATTTTGAAGGCCCGCATCTTTCGGTACCTAAAAAAGGCGTGCATCCACAAGGTTTTATCCGTGAGATCACCGAGGCTGAACTGGCGATTTTTTGCCGTCAGGATTTAGGTATTCGAGTAGTGACCTTAGCGCCTGAAAATGTCTCGCCTGAGGTGATCCGCCAGTTGGTGGAGTCGGGCGTTAAAGTGTGTTTAGGTCACTCTAATGCGGACTACGATACCGTTGTCGCAGCATTAGCGGCGGGGGCGACGGGCTTCACTCACCTCTACAACGCCATGTCACCCTTAGGTTCCCGTGAACCTGGCGTGGTGGGTGCGGCAATTGAGAGCGAAACCGCTTGGTGTGGTTTGATTGTCGATGGCCACCATGTGCATCCAGCTGCCGCAAGAGTTGCCCTGCGCGCTAAACCCCGTGGCAAAGTGATGTTGGTGACCGATGCTATGCCGCCAGTAGGCATGGATGATGAAACCAGTTTTGAGCTGTTTGGTACTCAGGTACTGCGTGTCGGCGATAGATTAAATGCGGTGACGGGTGAACTGGCAGGCTGTGTGTTAGACATGGCGACCGCAGTTGAGAACAGTGTGAAGATGCTCGGTTTACCGCTCGGTGAGGCCTTGAGAATGGCGTCTTTGTATCCTGCAGAGTTCCTTGGCATTGCCGAAAGCGTTGGTCGATTAGCCGTAGGGCTGCGTGCCGATTTAGTGCTGCTAGATAATCAACACAAAGTGCTGGCCAACTACATTGCTGGAAATGCGGTTTATGTTCGCCCTTAG